From the genome of Nakamurella flavida, one region includes:
- a CDS encoding NADPH-dependent FMN reductase has protein sequence MVFIVGLGGSVDPDSQSERALRAVLGAAERRGATVQAFTGAQLDLPPYHYGVHLPDGTRDYLEAVRRADGVVIASPAYHGTLSGLVKNAVDYLEELAQDERPYLSGRAVAPVAVAKGWQAAVTTLGTLRQVVHALRGWPTPIGLALNGSVTRFEADGSTPDENAGQLIGTVADQLIDFAERFRTAD, from the coding sequence ATGGTCTTCATCGTGGGTCTGGGCGGGTCGGTCGATCCCGACTCGCAGTCCGAGCGGGCACTGCGCGCCGTGCTGGGCGCGGCGGAGCGGCGGGGTGCGACCGTCCAGGCGTTCACCGGCGCCCAGTTGGACCTCCCGCCGTACCACTACGGCGTGCACCTGCCGGACGGCACCCGCGACTACCTGGAGGCGGTGCGCCGCGCCGACGGGGTGGTCATCGCCTCGCCGGCGTACCACGGGACCCTGTCCGGACTGGTCAAGAACGCCGTCGACTACCTGGAGGAGCTGGCGCAGGACGAGCGTCCCTACCTGTCCGGCCGTGCGGTGGCCCCGGTCGCCGTGGCCAAGGGCTGGCAGGCCGCCGTCACCACGTTGGGCACCCTGCGCCAGGTGGTGCACGCCCTGCGGGGCTGGCCCACCCCGATCGGCCTCGCCCTGAACGGCAGCGTCACCCGGTTCGAGGCCGACGGCAGTACCCCGGACGAGAACGCCGGCCAGCTGATCGGCACCGTGGCCGACCAGCTCATCGACTTCGCGGAGCGGTTCCGAACCGCGGACTGA
- a CDS encoding alpha/beta hydrolase family protein, whose translation MDSVSPSPSVPAPAAPAPADDAVRADPGHGSTPADAPARRHPRAVVPDTLFTDPADEQRWRARFSAVRLGLPTPARDAENRTVFVTNASGRYELTCWAVDTDVRTQATDRPDGTTHGALTPDGGQLWWFDDDAGNEFGSWQVQPFGSGPGSAQPAPALQGVAPGYPAGLELGDRVVLAGFSDDDGTRVHRAVPGSADSAELVYEHETDGGVGALSADETLWVLAHSEHGDSRYPALRVFTTDGNDVVAELDDGPGKGLNPVAFSPVPGDQRLLVGHERRGRDELLVWDPTTGAVQELVVDLPGDLDGDFEPDGGAVLVLRTHAGRTTLHRFQPATGELDHLPAAKGEVAGAVTRRDGSVWYRWSSAASPAQVRVLHADGSDATLLTADGPAAPDSEPVTDVWVDGPGGSIHALLGMPAGPMPDGGWPTVFFLHGGPAAADEDSYDATRAVWLDAGLAVVQVNYRGSTGYGSTWRDALTERIGHTELADVAAVHDRLIADGVVDPARSVVAGYSWGGFLTLLAVGSQPDRWAAGVAGVPVADYIAAYEDEMEPLRAYDRALFGGSPQERPEAYRDSSPLTWVQDVRVPVLILAGENDPRCPIRQIDNYLDALADRAAHEPAAPRYAEYRYEAGHGSMVVQERIRQVACEVDFVRAALALTPATPSTG comes from the coding sequence ATGGATTCCGTGTCACCGTCCCCGTCCGTCCCGGCCCCCGCCGCCCCCGCCCCTGCGGACGACGCCGTCCGGGCCGATCCCGGGCACGGGTCGACCCCGGCGGACGCACCCGCACGACGCCACCCCCGGGCCGTCGTCCCGGACACCCTGTTCACCGATCCGGCCGACGAACAGCGCTGGCGGGCACGGTTCTCGGCCGTCCGGCTGGGGCTGCCCACTCCCGCACGGGACGCCGAGAACCGCACGGTGTTCGTCACCAACGCCTCGGGTCGCTACGAGCTCACCTGCTGGGCGGTCGACACCGATGTCCGCACGCAGGCGACCGACCGACCGGACGGCACCACCCACGGCGCCCTGACCCCCGACGGCGGGCAGCTGTGGTGGTTCGACGACGACGCCGGCAACGAGTTCGGCAGCTGGCAGGTGCAGCCCTTCGGCAGCGGACCGGGCAGCGCACAGCCCGCGCCGGCACTGCAGGGGGTGGCCCCGGGCTATCCCGCCGGTCTGGAGCTGGGTGACCGCGTGGTGCTGGCCGGATTCTCCGACGACGACGGGACGCGGGTGCACCGGGCCGTTCCGGGGTCGGCCGACTCCGCGGAACTGGTCTACGAGCACGAGACCGACGGCGGGGTCGGCGCCCTGTCGGCGGACGAGACCCTGTGGGTGCTGGCGCATTCCGAGCACGGCGATTCCCGGTATCCGGCGCTGCGGGTGTTCACCACGGACGGGAACGACGTCGTCGCCGAGCTGGACGACGGCCCCGGGAAGGGTCTGAACCCGGTCGCGTTCTCCCCCGTCCCGGGCGATCAACGGCTGCTGGTCGGCCACGAGAGGCGCGGCCGCGACGAGCTGCTCGTCTGGGACCCGACCACCGGTGCGGTCCAGGAGCTGGTCGTCGACCTGCCCGGCGATCTCGACGGTGATTTCGAGCCGGACGGCGGGGCCGTGCTGGTGCTGCGGACCCACGCCGGCCGCACCACCCTGCACCGCTTCCAGCCCGCCACCGGGGAGCTGGACCACCTCCCGGCGGCCAAGGGCGAGGTGGCCGGTGCGGTCACCCGCCGGGACGGCAGCGTCTGGTACCGCTGGTCGAGTGCGGCCAGCCCGGCTCAGGTCCGCGTGCTGCATGCCGACGGCAGCGACGCCACCCTGCTCACCGCGGACGGCCCGGCCGCGCCGGACTCCGAACCGGTGACCGACGTGTGGGTCGACGGCCCGGGCGGGTCGATCCACGCCCTGCTCGGCATGCCGGCCGGTCCGATGCCCGACGGCGGCTGGCCGACGGTCTTCTTCCTGCACGGCGGCCCCGCCGCGGCCGACGAGGACTCCTACGACGCGACCCGCGCCGTGTGGCTGGACGCCGGCCTGGCCGTCGTCCAGGTCAACTACCGCGGCTCGACGGGGTACGGATCGACCTGGCGGGACGCGTTGACCGAACGCATCGGACACACCGAGCTCGCCGATGTCGCCGCCGTCCACGACCGGCTGATCGCCGACGGGGTGGTCGATCCCGCCCGGTCGGTGGTGGCCGGCTACTCCTGGGGCGGGTTCCTGACCCTGCTCGCGGTGGGTAGCCAGCCCGACCGGTGGGCGGCCGGGGTGGCCGGGGTGCCGGTGGCCGACTACATCGCGGCCTACGAGGACGAGATGGAGCCGCTCCGGGCCTACGACCGGGCGCTGTTCGGCGGTTCCCCGCAGGAGCGGCCGGAGGCGTACCGCGATTCGTCGCCGCTCACCTGGGTGCAGGACGTCCGGGTGCCGGTGCTGATCCTGGCCGGCGAGAACGACCCCCGCTGCCCCATCCGGCAGATCGACAACTATCTGGACGCGCTGGCCGACCGGGCCGCGCACGAACCGGCCGCGCCGCGCTACGCCGAGTACCGCTACGAGGCCGGACACGGGTCGATGGTCGTCCAGGAACGGATCCGCCAGGTGGCGTGCGAGGTCGACTTCGTCCGGGCCGCGCTCGCGCTCACCCCCGCGACGCCGTCGACGGGCTGA
- a CDS encoding IclR family transcriptional regulator encodes MGASTGADEVSGREFVFGAYPLRAVDRVCDVLEALARTEHGATLSSVAAGAALPKSSAYRYLAALEGRGWVAREDDGLTYRLTASAAVRRIPSRAEHTDRILQAARPLLAQMRATNRLAAGLTDLDAGAVRVLWIETPPRLAAIGVLPGDRLPVFGCASGRALASQLSDPEVAELLGALPGHPATAPAHHLQDLHRVRGDGFAVGDCETTAGVRSIGVPVPGTPPMALSVTGTEQDIPAERIPTLIRMLRRASLVLSHKVAG; translated from the coding sequence GTGGGCGCGAGCACTGGGGCCGATGAGGTCAGCGGTCGGGAGTTCGTCTTCGGCGCGTACCCGCTCCGCGCCGTGGACCGTGTGTGCGACGTCCTGGAGGCCCTGGCCCGGACGGAGCACGGCGCCACCCTCTCCTCGGTCGCCGCCGGCGCCGCGTTGCCGAAGAGCTCCGCCTACCGGTACCTCGCTGCCCTCGAGGGGCGCGGCTGGGTCGCCCGGGAGGACGACGGCCTCACCTACCGGCTGACCGCCTCCGCCGCCGTCCGCCGCATCCCGTCGCGGGCCGAACACACGGACCGGATCCTGCAGGCGGCCCGGCCGCTGCTGGCGCAGATGCGGGCGACCAACCGGTTGGCCGCCGGTCTGACCGATCTGGACGCCGGTGCGGTCCGCGTGCTCTGGATCGAGACCCCGCCGCGGCTCGCCGCCATCGGGGTGCTGCCGGGCGACCGTCTGCCGGTGTTCGGCTGCGCGAGCGGACGGGCCCTGGCCTCCCAGTTGTCCGATCCCGAGGTCGCCGAGCTCCTCGGTGCCCTCCCCGGTCACCCGGCGACCGCCCCGGCACACCACCTCCAGGACCTGCACCGGGTCCGCGGAGACGGCTTCGCCGTCGGGGACTGCGAGACCACGGCGGGGGTGCGCTCGATCGGCGTCCCGGTACCCGGGACGCCGCCGATGGCCCTGTCGGTCACCGGGACGGAGCAGGACATCCCGGCCGAGCGCATCCCCACCCTGATCCGGATGCTGCGCCGGGCCAGTCTGGTGCTGAGCCACAAGGTGGCCGGCTGA
- a CDS encoding metallophosphoesterase produces the protein MSSRSTPSVRRPARSRAAPLLGAAVAAGAAAAGWGLVEPSLFALRRIDVPVLAPGAWPIRLLHISDLHLVPGQDRKARWVSGLADLRPDLVINTGDTLSHARSVPAAVAAFGGLLDLPGAFVFGNNDYYAPIRKSPHRYFFGAQPLPTRPVDLPWQDLRAAQAERGWVDLDNTRATLTVLGQRIALAGLDDPFTRRDRYAEIAGPADPEAVVRIGVVHAPQPRVLDRFADDGYDLVLAGHTHGGQVRLPGVGALTTNCDLDRSRARGLSRWGAHTRLHVSAGLGCNPYVPVRFCCRPEATLLTLVPRA, from the coding sequence ATGTCCTCCCGTTCCACCCCGTCCGTCCGTCGTCCCGCCCGATCCCGGGCGGCCCCCCTGCTCGGAGCGGCCGTCGCTGCGGGAGCCGCCGCGGCCGGCTGGGGGCTGGTCGAGCCGTCCCTGTTCGCGTTGCGCCGGATCGACGTGCCGGTGCTCGCGCCCGGCGCCTGGCCGATCCGACTGCTGCACATCTCCGATCTGCACCTGGTGCCGGGACAGGACCGCAAGGCGCGGTGGGTGTCCGGGCTGGCCGATCTGCGACCCGATCTGGTGATCAACACCGGCGACACCCTCTCCCACGCCCGTTCGGTGCCGGCCGCGGTGGCCGCCTTCGGCGGTCTGCTGGACCTGCCGGGCGCGTTCGTCTTCGGCAACAACGACTACTACGCGCCCATCCGGAAGTCCCCGCACCGGTACTTCTTCGGGGCCCAGCCGTTGCCCACCCGTCCGGTCGACCTGCCCTGGCAGGATCTGCGCGCCGCGCAGGCCGAACGGGGCTGGGTGGACCTGGACAACACCCGGGCGACGCTGACCGTGCTCGGTCAGCGCATCGCGCTCGCCGGACTCGACGACCCGTTCACCCGGCGCGACCGGTACGCCGAGATCGCCGGGCCGGCCGACCCGGAGGCGGTGGTGCGCATCGGCGTCGTCCACGCCCCGCAACCGCGCGTGCTGGACCGGTTCGCCGACGACGGCTACGACCTGGTCCTGGCCGGGCACACCCACGGCGGCCAGGTCCGCCTGCCCGGCGTCGGTGCGTTGACGACCAACTGCGACCTGGACAGGTCGCGGGCGCGGGGCCTGTCCCGGTGGGGCGCCCACACCCGACTGCACGTGTCGGCGGGCCTGGGCTGCAATCCGTACGTGCCGGTCCGGTTCTGCTGTCGGCCGGAGGCGACCCTGCTGACCCTCGTCCCCCGGGCCTGA
- a CDS encoding transglycosylase domain-containing protein: MTGLGRLVIGTLLAGALVAGLLLPYTLGLGMASNKVATAVQGAEAAALDEPVPLTTTFTDSQGTPIAYVYNQNRVQRPLAGISDYLQKAVVAVEDRRFFTHNGVDWRGTVRALLVNAQGDQGPQGGSTLTQQYVKNYLYLVQAKTEAEKADAIAATPIRKLREARMALALEAQLNSKDAILERYLNLVAFGPSTYGAEAASKRYFGVDADQLTLPQAALLAGMVNNPNKFNPLNPDRIEDAKKRRDTVLTLMAQQKWISPQAADEAKAADLGLNPQTVPNGCVAAPNSETDGFFCTYVTDYLAGVGLDYDTVASAGYTVKTTLDPTVMAAAKAATTSNADPNDPAVARIANVTAVVQKGEPRKVAALASNRPFGLNAEAGQTVQKLTTTFAPLGAGSTFKIFTAAAALEAGWGTNNVVDVPAEYPSTINPGSITRNAGTFPTRMTIAQALATSPNTAFVNLEESVGLGKVAEMAVRLGMKGYLLDAGEVVPSFAGTGTDYEQQITAQKIASFTLGVSPVSPLELANVGATIASDGRWCPPTPVDTITDRDGRLVAWNSIPCEEAVPKELARTLAVAMEGDLENVNGTKGTAFDAASAAGWNFTAAGKTGTTQTYRSSAFLGFTPQTSASVLVWDYLPQPQSICRDPLRSCSEDEALQAGNGMSGGSVPAQTWFSMMNPLVQGAEPQLFAPASSTYITGSQATQVPNVVGRPLEDATAELTSRGFLVATSSKQGTGAVANVVVGQTPTGNAPAGSTINLTISAGGAN, translated from the coding sequence ATGACGGGTCTCGGTCGGCTGGTGATCGGCACCCTGCTCGCGGGGGCGCTGGTGGCCGGACTCCTCCTGCCCTACACCCTGGGTCTGGGCATGGCGTCGAACAAGGTGGCCACGGCCGTGCAGGGTGCGGAGGCCGCCGCCCTGGACGAGCCGGTCCCGTTGACCACGACGTTCACCGACTCCCAGGGCACGCCGATCGCCTACGTCTACAACCAGAACCGGGTCCAGCGGCCGCTGGCCGGCATCTCGGACTACCTGCAGAAGGCCGTCGTCGCGGTCGAGGACCGCCGCTTCTTCACCCACAACGGGGTCGACTGGCGAGGGACGGTCCGGGCCCTGCTGGTCAACGCCCAGGGCGACCAGGGCCCGCAGGGCGGGTCCACCCTCACCCAGCAGTACGTGAAGAACTACCTCTACCTGGTGCAGGCGAAGACCGAGGCCGAGAAGGCCGACGCGATCGCGGCGACCCCCATCCGCAAGCTCCGCGAGGCGCGGATGGCGCTGGCCCTGGAGGCCCAGCTCAACAGCAAGGACGCCATCCTCGAGCGCTACCTCAACCTGGTCGCGTTCGGCCCGTCCACCTACGGCGCGGAGGCGGCCAGCAAGCGGTACTTCGGGGTCGACGCCGACCAGCTCACCCTGCCGCAGGCGGCGCTGCTGGCCGGGATGGTCAACAACCCGAACAAGTTCAACCCGCTCAACCCGGACCGCATCGAGGACGCCAAGAAGCGCCGGGACACCGTGTTGACCCTGATGGCCCAGCAGAAGTGGATCAGCCCCCAGGCTGCGGACGAGGCCAAGGCCGCCGATCTCGGGCTCAACCCGCAGACGGTGCCCAACGGGTGCGTGGCCGCGCCGAACTCGGAGACCGACGGCTTCTTCTGCACCTACGTGACCGACTACCTGGCCGGTGTCGGCCTGGACTACGACACGGTCGCCTCCGCCGGGTACACGGTGAAGACGACCCTGGATCCGACGGTGATGGCCGCGGCCAAGGCCGCGACGACCTCCAACGCCGACCCGAACGACCCCGCTGTGGCCCGGATCGCCAACGTGACCGCCGTGGTGCAGAAGGGCGAGCCCCGCAAGGTGGCCGCCCTGGCCAGCAACCGGCCGTTCGGCCTGAACGCCGAGGCCGGGCAGACGGTGCAGAAGCTGACGACCACCTTCGCCCCGCTCGGCGCCGGCTCGACCTTCAAGATCTTCACCGCCGCCGCGGCCCTGGAGGCCGGCTGGGGGACCAACAACGTTGTCGACGTGCCGGCCGAGTACCCCAGCACGATCAATCCCGGGTCGATCACGAGGAATGCCGGCACCTTCCCGACGCGGATGACGATCGCCCAGGCTCTCGCCACCTCCCCCAACACCGCCTTCGTGAACCTGGAGGAGTCGGTCGGCCTCGGCAAGGTGGCCGAGATGGCTGTCCGCCTCGGGATGAAGGGCTACCTCCTCGACGCGGGCGAGGTCGTCCCGTCGTTCGCCGGGACGGGCACCGACTACGAGCAGCAGATCACCGCCCAGAAGATCGCTTCCTTCACCCTCGGGGTCTCCCCGGTGAGCCCGCTGGAACTGGCCAACGTGGGTGCCACGATCGCCTCGGACGGACGCTGGTGCCCGCCCACCCCGGTGGACACCATCACCGACCGGGACGGCCGCCTGGTCGCCTGGAACTCCATCCCGTGCGAGGAGGCGGTTCCCAAGGAGCTGGCCCGCACCCTGGCCGTGGCCATGGAGGGCGACCTGGAGAACGTGAACGGGACGAAGGGGACCGCCTTCGACGCCGCGAGCGCCGCCGGCTGGAACTTCACCGCGGCCGGCAAGACGGGGACCACCCAGACCTACCGGTCCTCGGCGTTCCTGGGCTTCACCCCGCAGACCAGTGCCTCGGTCCTGGTGTGGGACTACCTCCCCCAACCGCAGTCCATCTGCCGAGACCCGCTCCGTTCGTGCTCCGAGGACGAGGCACTGCAGGCCGGCAACGGTATGTCCGGTGGCTCGGTCCCCGCGCAGACCTGGTTCTCCATGATGAATCCGCTGGTCCAGGGAGCCGAACCCCAGCTCTTCGCCCCGGCCTCCTCCACCTACATCACCGGGTCGCAAGCCACCCAGGTGCCGAATGTGGTGGGGCGACCGCTGGAGGACGCCACCGCGGAGCTCACCTCGCGAGGCTTCCTGGTGGCCACGAGCTCCAAGCAGGGCACGGGCGCAGTGGCGAACGTCGTGGTGGGCCAGACGCCGACCGGGAACGCCCCGGCGGGCTCCACCATCAACCTGACCATCTCCGCCGGCGGGGCCAACTGA
- a CDS encoding ArsA family ATPase, whose protein sequence is MSADRLDMGRLLGDPATKVLVTCGAGGVGKTTTAAAMALWAADRGRTVAVLTIDPARRLAQSLGLGELDNEPRRVTVDLAHPDGQLWAMMLDTRRTFDEMVAAHSSPQRAEQIYANPFYQSISSSFSGTQEYMAMEKLGQLAATGSYDLIVVDTPPSRSALDFLDAPQRMSSFLDGRMIRMLGTPGRGVLKVVGAGFSLFTRAVTSVIGGQMLTDAAAFVTLFEDMFGGFRARAETTYRLLRAPGTSFVVVSIPEADALREASYFADRLRAERMPLAGLVLNRTHPAVAGLSRESAERIADDVAGSDPVSAGILQVHAARAAVRAAERRMRARFVRQHSDLAVVEVPALPSDAHDVPALREVGRRLTTG, encoded by the coding sequence ATGAGCGCCGACCGGCTGGACATGGGACGACTGCTCGGCGACCCGGCCACCAAGGTGCTGGTGACCTGCGGTGCGGGTGGCGTCGGCAAGACGACCACGGCCGCGGCCATGGCGCTGTGGGCCGCCGACCGGGGTCGCACCGTGGCCGTGCTGACCATCGACCCGGCCCGCCGGCTCGCGCAGTCGCTCGGCCTGGGCGAACTGGACAACGAGCCCCGCCGGGTGACGGTGGACCTCGCCCACCCCGACGGTCAGCTGTGGGCGATGATGCTGGACACCCGGCGCACCTTCGACGAGATGGTCGCTGCGCACTCCAGCCCGCAACGGGCCGAACAGATCTACGCCAATCCCTTCTACCAGTCGATCTCCTCGTCGTTCTCCGGGACGCAGGAGTACATGGCGATGGAGAAGCTGGGGCAGCTGGCCGCCACCGGCTCCTACGACCTCATCGTGGTCGACACCCCGCCGAGCCGGTCGGCGCTGGACTTCCTGGACGCCCCGCAACGCATGTCCTCGTTCCTGGACGGCCGGATGATCCGGATGCTGGGCACCCCCGGGCGCGGTGTGCTCAAGGTGGTCGGGGCGGGGTTCTCGCTGTTCACCCGGGCCGTGACGTCGGTGATCGGCGGTCAGATGCTCACCGACGCGGCCGCCTTCGTGACCCTGTTCGAGGACATGTTCGGCGGCTTCCGGGCGCGGGCGGAGACCACCTACCGACTGCTGCGGGCCCCGGGCACGAGCTTCGTGGTGGTGTCGATCCCGGAGGCGGACGCGCTCCGCGAGGCCTCGTACTTCGCGGACCGGCTGCGCGCCGAGCGGATGCCACTGGCCGGCCTGGTCCTCAACCGCACGCATCCCGCCGTCGCGGGCCTGAGCCGGGAGAGCGCCGAACGGATCGCCGACGACGTGGCCGGGAGCGATCCGGTGAGCGCCGGGATCCTCCAGGTACACGCCGCCCGGGCTGCGGTCCGGGCCGCCGAGCGACGGATGCGCGCCCGGTTCGTCCGGCAGCACAGCGATCTCGCGGTGGTCGAGGTACCCGCCCTGCCGTCCGACGCCCACGACGTACCGGCGCTGCGCGAGGTCGGCCGCCGGCTCACCACCGGCTGA